In Bacteroidota bacterium, a single window of DNA contains:
- a CDS encoding C69 family dipeptidase codes for MKSHLVIVLLVCFQALMVIPALSQDEWIDECTTITAGKKATIDGSVITSHTDDSHRTRSWMNIVGPAIHPEGAMQTMYKRTNCDTTAMPSYSHVPIGEIPQPLQTYGYINTAYPCMNEYQLAIGESTFGGRECLQSNQGLIDCQRLCQLMLERCKTAREAITLAGELTRRYGWNDAGECLTIADKEEVWHFEIVGPGKGKTGSIWVAQRVPDEHISVNANASTIKHIDIKDSDNFLASDNIFRMALDSGWCESKEDFQFCYAYAPESRTSLAARRREWRVFDLLAPSMKLDPNAENYPFSVKPDKPVSLDDLVRVFKDYYEGTPFNFVKDISVTDNEGKTIISPLANPFMPYDMNKVFRINGGWGWRGERTIARWYTMYATIIQCRNWLPDPIGGVVWLAMDNVATSVYIPVYCGVTDLPKPYKTPGRTHGFNKESAWWAFNRLGTLTAQRWGDMRKDVEPVWNAFQQELFENQEGFENFVLKTYRDDPAKARAILTEYTSFWGNKAVGKAWDLGDLLWTKYDELF; via the coding sequence ATGAAATCACACCTGGTTATAGTTTTGCTTGTTTGTTTTCAGGCACTTATGGTCATTCCTGCTTTATCCCAGGATGAATGGATCGATGAATGTACCACGATCACGGCAGGGAAAAAAGCTACCATCGATGGATCTGTTATTACCTCCCACACCGACGACAGCCACCGGACTCGTTCCTGGATGAATATCGTCGGTCCAGCTATCCACCCGGAAGGCGCCATGCAAACCATGTACAAAAGAACCAATTGCGATACCACAGCTATGCCTTCCTATTCACATGTCCCCATAGGGGAAATACCACAGCCGTTGCAAACTTATGGGTATATCAATACAGCTTATCCCTGTATGAATGAATATCAACTTGCCATAGGCGAATCGACCTTCGGAGGCAGGGAATGTCTTCAATCAAATCAGGGATTGATCGATTGCCAGCGACTTTGCCAGCTTATGCTGGAAAGATGCAAAACCGCCCGGGAGGCAATAACCCTTGCAGGTGAACTTACCCGTCGATATGGTTGGAACGATGCCGGTGAATGCCTCACCATTGCCGACAAAGAAGAAGTCTGGCACTTTGAAATCGTTGGTCCCGGAAAAGGGAAAACTGGATCAATCTGGGTTGCTCAAAGAGTACCCGATGAACATATTTCTGTAAATGCAAACGCTTCCACCATTAAACATATTGATATTAAAGATTCCGATAACTTTCTTGCATCGGACAATATTTTCAGGATGGCACTGGATTCTGGATGGTGTGAATCAAAAGAAGATTTTCAGTTTTGCTACGCATATGCACCCGAAAGCCGCACTTCCCTGGCTGCCAGACGCCGTGAATGGAGGGTTTTCGATCTCCTGGCCCCTTCAATGAAACTGGACCCTAACGCTGAAAACTACCCATTTAGCGTTAAACCCGATAAACCGGTCTCTTTAGACGATCTTGTCAGAGTGTTTAAAGACTACTATGAAGGCACACCCTTTAATTTTGTTAAAGACATATCTGTTACCGATAATGAAGGTAAAACCATTATTAGTCCTTTGGCAAATCCCTTCATGCCCTATGATATGAATAAGGTTTTCAGGATTAATGGCGGATGGGGCTGGCGAGGAGAAAGAACCATCGCCCGCTGGTATACCATGTATGCAACAATCATCCAGTGTCGCAATTGGTTGCCGGATCCCATTGGAGGTGTAGTCTGGCTGGCTATGGACAATGTGGCAACTTCTGTTTATATCCCTGTATATTGTGGTGTGACCGACCTTCCTAAACCATACAAAACACCTGGACGTACCCACGGTTTCAACAAGGAATCTGCATGGTGGGCTTTTAACCGTCTTGGAACCCTCACAGCTCAACGATGGGGAGATATGCGAAAGGATGTTGAACCTGTCTGGAACGCTTTTCAACAGGAACTATTTGAAAACCAGGAAGGATTTGAAAACTTTGTTTTGAAAACCTATCGGGATGACCCTGCTAAAGCCAGGGCCATTCTTACAGAATACACTTCTTTCTGGGGAAACAAGGCCGTAGGTAAAGCCTGGGATCTGGGAGATCTCCTGTGGACAAAATACGATGAACTTTTCTGA
- a CDS encoding amidophosphoribosyltransferase, with the protein MSEPIKHECGIALIRLLKPLEFYVAKYGTAFYGLNKLHLMLQKQHNRGQDGAGIACIKLDLEPGHKYIDRERSNAPAPLREVFTAVYDKISDLADRNTKLLQDVNWLKYNMEFTGELLLGHLRYGTFGKNNPENLHPFIRFNNWMTKTLVLAGNFNLTNVDELFDKLIDLGQYPVDTSDTITMLEKIGHFLDQENELLYQTYKNMGMEKRSITIQIAENLDIKKILSRSAKSWDGGYAVAGLIGHGDAFVLRDPSGIRPAYYYANDEIVVAASERPVIQTTFSTAFEEIMEIQPGHALIIKKNGKVSEEECIPPLERKACSFERIYFSRGTDVEIYKERKKLGRLLAPTVLKAVDYDLSNTVFSYIPNTASVAFRGLMEAVDDFCNKVKRDKLFQAGGNMSAKQLEEILSIHPRIEIVAVKDIKLRTFITQESQRDDLAGHVYDITYGSIRPGLDNLVVIDDSIVRGTTLKQSIIRILDRLGPRKIIIASSAPQIRYPDCYGIDMAKLTDFIAFKAAIELLKETRQQSIINDVYNKSKAQEKYPKEKIINFVKQIYKPFTAEQISEKITAMLTPNEIKAEVQIIFQKIEDLHEACPKNLGDWYFTGDYPTPGGNKVVNKAFINYIEGRNIRPY; encoded by the coding sequence ATGAGCGAACCCATCAAGCACGAGTGCGGAATTGCCCTGATCCGATTGTTGAAGCCACTTGAGTTCTATGTTGCCAAATACGGAACTGCGTTTTACGGTCTGAACAAGCTGCACCTGATGTTGCAGAAGCAACATAACCGTGGTCAGGACGGTGCGGGCATAGCTTGTATCAAGTTGGATCTTGAACCGGGACATAAATATATCGACAGGGAAAGATCAAATGCCCCGGCGCCATTGAGAGAGGTTTTTACCGCGGTATATGATAAGATATCTGATCTGGCCGACCGTAATACTAAATTATTACAGGATGTTAACTGGTTGAAATATAACATGGAATTTACAGGGGAATTGTTGCTGGGGCACCTGCGCTATGGAACCTTTGGCAAGAATAATCCTGAGAACCTTCATCCTTTTATCCGTTTCAACAATTGGATGACAAAAACACTTGTCCTGGCCGGTAATTTTAATCTTACCAATGTTGATGAGTTGTTTGACAAGTTAATTGATCTCGGGCAATATCCGGTTGATACATCGGATACCATTACCATGCTTGAAAAGATTGGTCATTTCCTGGATCAGGAAAATGAATTGCTTTATCAGACATACAAAAACATGGGAATGGAGAAGCGTTCCATAACCATACAGATTGCAGAAAATCTGGATATCAAAAAGATACTAAGTCGTTCAGCAAAGTCCTGGGATGGTGGTTATGCTGTAGCCGGATTGATTGGACATGGTGATGCATTTGTTTTAAGGGACCCATCGGGGATACGTCCTGCGTATTATTATGCTAACGATGAAATTGTTGTGGCTGCATCGGAGCGACCTGTAATACAGACTACCTTCAGTACAGCTTTCGAGGAAATAATGGAAATACAGCCGGGTCATGCCCTGATCATTAAGAAAAATGGTAAAGTAAGTGAAGAGGAATGCATCCCACCGTTGGAGCGTAAAGCCTGTTCCTTTGAAAGGATTTATTTTTCAAGGGGTACCGATGTAGAGATTTACAAAGAAAGGAAGAAACTAGGACGTCTGCTGGCTCCTACGGTGCTTAAGGCAGTTGATTATGATTTGTCAAACACGGTTTTCTCGTATATTCCCAATACGGCATCGGTTGCATTCAGAGGCTTAATGGAAGCGGTTGACGATTTTTGCAATAAGGTAAAGCGTGATAAGCTTTTTCAGGCAGGAGGGAATATGAGTGCAAAACAACTGGAAGAGATTTTGTCTATCCACCCTCGTATTGAAATTGTTGCTGTAAAAGATATAAAACTCCGGACCTTTATCACTCAGGAAAGCCAACGGGATGATCTTGCCGGACACGTTTACGATATTACTTATGGTTCTATTCGTCCGGGTTTGGATAACCTGGTTGTTATTGACGATTCCATTGTGAGGGGAACTACTCTGAAACAGAGTATCATACGTATCCTGGACCGTTTGGGCCCCAGGAAGATAATTATAGCATCATCTGCACCGCAAATTAGATACCCCGACTGTTATGGTATCGATATGGCGAAGCTTACCGATTTCATTGCATTCAAAGCTGCAATAGAGCTTTTAAAAGAAACAAGGCAGCAGAGCATCATTAATGATGTATATAATAAGTCAAAGGCACAGGAAAAATATCCGAAGGAAAAGATAATAAACTTTGTTAAGCAGATATATAAACCATTTACTGCCGAACAGATATCGGAGAAGATCACAGCCATGCTAACCCCAAATGAAATAAAGGCAGAGGTACAGATTATTTTTCAGAAGATTGAAGATTTGCACGAAGCATGTCCTAAAAATTTGGGAGACTGGTACTTTACGGGTGATTATCCTACACCCGGCGGCAATAAAGTTGTAAACAAAGCCTTCATCAATTATATTGAAGGAAGGAATATCAGGCCTTATTAG
- a CDS encoding HIT family protein, protein MASIFSKIISGQIPSYKIAEDDLYYAFLDINPIAMGHTLVIPKQETDYIFDIEDELYKGLFLFAKRVARAVEATVDCKRIGIAVLGLEVAHAHIHIVPINTVYDIDFKKPKLKLAPNEFEDLAAKIRSNF, encoded by the coding sequence ATGGCAAGCATATTCTCAAAAATCATTTCCGGACAGATCCCTTCTTATAAAATTGCAGAAGACGATCTGTATTACGCATTTCTTGATATAAATCCCATAGCTATGGGCCATACCCTCGTAATCCCCAAACAAGAAACTGACTACATTTTCGATATCGAAGACGAATTATATAAAGGTTTGTTCCTGTTTGCCAAAAGAGTTGCCAGGGCCGTCGAAGCTACTGTTGATTGTAAAAGGATAGGTATTGCTGTACTCGGACTGGAAGTCGCACATGCCCACATTCATATAGTCCCGATAAATACTGTTTATGATATTGACTTTAAGAAACCGAAATTAAAGCTTGCACCCAATGAGTTTGAAGATCTGGCTGCAAAAATCCGATCCAACTTTTAA
- the greA gene encoding transcription elongation factor GreA produces the protein MAKTKYFTQEGLEKLKNELEQLVREERPAISQQIAEAREKGDLSENAEYAAAKEAQGLLEAKIAKLQEEISMARILDESKMDNSKVLLLSQIKIKNLKNGAIMSYTIVPENEANLKTGKLSVSSPIAQGLLGKTVGESVEIEVPAGKISFEVIEISR, from the coding sequence ATGGCAAAAACTAAATATTTCACCCAGGAAGGCCTGGAAAAATTGAAAAATGAGCTGGAACAGCTTGTTAGGGAAGAACGCCCCGCTATCTCCCAGCAAATCGCTGAAGCCCGAGAGAAAGGAGATCTGTCGGAAAACGCTGAATATGCTGCTGCTAAAGAAGCTCAAGGACTCCTGGAAGCCAAAATTGCTAAACTTCAGGAGGAAATAAGCATGGCTCGTATCCTGGATGAATCGAAAATGGATAACAGTAAAGTACTCCTTTTATCCCAGATAAAAATTAAAAATCTTAAAAATGGGGCCATTATGAGTTACACCATCGTCCCTGAAAATGAAGCAAATCTTAAAACCGGAAAACTTTCCGTTTCATCTCCTATCGCTCAGGGGCTTCTCGGTAAAACCGTAGGGGAATCTGTTGAAATTGAAGTCCCTGCCGGGAAAATATCGTTCGAAGTTATTGAAATATCACGATAA
- a CDS encoding PorV/PorQ family protein, with translation MKKFYKYLIPLIILGFLSVSSLDGFAGNKDRSGQAGASELLINPWARSSGWGNVNTSSVRGLEGMFINVAGVAFTPKTEFIFAHTTYLKGSDINIFAFGFSQRVGESGVLGMNVMSMNFGEIEVTTPDNPDGGIGTFKPNLLNVGITYAKAFSNSIYAGINFKIISESISDASAQGIAIDAGIQYVTGEQDQIKFGIALKNIGPRMKFSGDGLLEKTFLPQEEFSSSMYMPSSQFELPAALDIGASYDINFAEIHRITIAGNFRSNSFGKDQFIGGLEYSLKDYLMLRGGYTYEDGITEKADRTNVFTGPSFGATVQVPLSKDKGTTFSVDYSYRATDPFDGTHSIGIRFNL, from the coding sequence ATGAAGAAATTTTATAAATACCTGATTCCGCTGATAATCTTAGGATTCCTGTCAGTTTCCTCGCTGGATGGATTCGCTGGAAATAAAGACAGGTCAGGACAGGCAGGCGCATCTGAATTGCTGATCAATCCCTGGGCCAGAAGTTCCGGATGGGGTAATGTTAATACTTCCAGCGTAAGAGGACTTGAAGGGATGTTCATCAATGTTGCCGGGGTTGCTTTTACACCCAAAACAGAGTTCATCTTTGCTCATACAACATACCTGAAGGGATCCGATATCAATATTTTTGCATTCGGATTCTCTCAAAGAGTTGGAGAATCCGGAGTTCTGGGTATGAATGTTATGTCGATGAACTTCGGGGAAATTGAAGTAACAACACCTGACAATCCGGATGGAGGTATCGGTACTTTTAAACCTAACCTCCTTAATGTTGGTATTACCTATGCAAAAGCGTTTTCCAACAGTATTTATGCAGGTATTAACTTTAAGATTATCTCCGAATCCATCTCCGACGCCAGTGCTCAAGGTATTGCGATCGATGCTGGTATTCAGTATGTTACAGGAGAACAGGACCAGATCAAATTCGGGATTGCCCTGAAAAACATTGGTCCCAGGATGAAATTCTCTGGCGATGGTCTTTTGGAAAAGACTTTCCTTCCTCAGGAAGAATTTTCCTCCTCCATGTACATGCCTTCTTCACAGTTCGAGCTGCCGGCTGCACTTGATATAGGAGCCTCCTATGATATCAATTTTGCGGAAATTCACCGCATTACCATTGCCGGTAATTTCCGCTCCAACTCGTTTGGAAAAGACCAGTTCATTGGAGGTTTGGAATACAGCCTGAAGGATTATCTCATGCTCAGAGGCGGATATACCTATGAAGACGGTATTACGGAAAAAGCTGACAGAACCAATGTGTTTACCGGTCCAAGCTTCGGTGCTACCGTTCAGGTTCCACTCAGTAAGGATAAAGGAACTACATTCTCTGTTGACTATTCTTACAGAGCTACCGATCCCTTCGACGGGACACACTCAATCGGTATCCGGTTTAACTTGTAA